The Gammaproteobacteria bacterium nucleotide sequence CGATAGGCGTTGGGTACGCGCAGCCGCTTGCAGACAACCCGCACCAGGGCCACGCCGCGCTCCTCGTGTCCGACATGCCGCGGCAGGATGTCAGCCGGGGTCGTGCCCTTGCCCAGGTCGTGCATGAGAGCGGCGAATCGCACCTCGGGGTCCTCGCTCAGGCCCGCGGCCTGGGTCAGGACCATCAGGGTATGCACGCCGGTGTCGACCTCGGGATGGTGTTCCTGCGGCTGCGGAACGCCGAACAGCGCGTCCAGTTCGGGATAAATCACCCGCAGGGCGCCGCAATCGCGCAGCACCTCGAAAAAAACCGCCGGCTCAGGTTCGCACAGGGCCCGCTGGGTCTCCTGCCAGACGCGCTCGGGCACCAGCGCATCGACCTCTCCGTCCTCGACCATGGTCCGCATCAGCGCCAGGGTCTCCGGTGCGATGCGGAAGCCCCGCGAGGCATAACGCGCCGCAAAACGCGCCACCCGCAACACCCGCACCGGATCTTCCACGAAGGCCGGCGAAACATGCCTCAGCACGCGCTGTTCGAGATCCTGCAGCCCGCCGTAATAATCGATCACCTGGCCCGATTCATCCTCGGCCAGCGCGTTGACGGTCAGGTCACGGCGGCGCAGGTCCTCCTCAAGCGTGACGTCGGGGTCCGCATGCACCACGAAGCCGTGGTAACCGGCCGCCGTCTTGCGTTCCGTACGCGCCAGCGCGTATTCCTCGCCCGTTTCGGGATGAATGAAAACGGGAAAATCCCGCCCCACCTGGCGAAACCCCTGCGCACGCATCTGCTCCGGCGTGGCACCCACCACCACCCAGTCGCGCTCCTTGGGCTCTCGCCCCAGCAACCGGTCGCGTACGGCGCCGCCTACGAGATAGCACTTCATGCCGCCATTCTAAGTCAGCCGGCCCCGCTCAGCGCTTCGCCTCGCGGCGGTAGGCCTGATATCGCGCATCCCGGCCATGTTTGCCGAGGTAAAGCGGCACCACGGCCTCCACGGCGGTGCGGCAGGTCATCGCACCGTGGGTGCACACGCTGTCCAGCTTGAGCGAGTTGTAATTGTCCACTGTGAACACCTTGCCGGGCAGGTGTTCCATGACCACCGCCTGGGTGTAGGACAGCCAGTCCGGCAGGTCGACGATCCAGCGGCGCAGCCCCAGGGTTCGCGCGGTGTACTCGAGCAGGCCGCGCAGCGTATAGGCTCGCGGACCGCACAGGTCGAGACGCAACCCGAAGCTGCCGCGATCCTCCAGTGCGCGAACGAAGGCCTCGGCCACGTCGCCGACATACACGGGCGCGAAGCGCGCATCAGGACAGGCCAGCGGAAACACGAACGGGATACGGCGCATCAGATTGGCAAAGCGGTTGATGAAGCTGTCGCCCGGCCCGAAGATGACCGAAGGTCTGAAGCTCGTCACCGCCAGACTCCCCCCCGAAAAGGTATGCACGTGGTTTTCGGCCTCGCCCTTGGTGCGCAGGTAATAACTGGGACCGTTGGCGGCATCGGCGTTGAGCGCGCTCATGTGCAGCAGGCGCCGTACGCCGCGGCTGCGGCAGGCGGCCACGACCTTCTTGGCGAGCTCGACGTGCGCATGACGGAACCCGCTGCCGTCGAATCCCTTTTCGTTGAGGATTCCCACCAGGTTGATGACCGCATCCATACCCTGGAAATGCTTTTCGAGTTCGGCCTGCTCATGCACGTCGGCCTCTACCAGCTTCAGCGTCGGCAGCACCAGCAGGTCACGGTGCAGATCGGGGCGCCGCGTCAGAACCGTTACGCGGTAGCCCGCGTCCACGAGTTGCGCACAAACATGGTGGCCGACGAAACCGGTGCCACCCAGAACACAAACCGAGTTTATTTTCATTCTTGACCCGTTCGATCAGACTTGGAGAAATAATGGCTTAGCCTGTCTCATCATACCCTGCGAACCGCGTTGCCGGGCCAACGACGGCAACGCCGCGGCCGCGCGATATGATGATGCCCTACCCGAAGAACATAGCGGATATGCGGCAAACGGATGACAAGGACCTGCAACGCGATGCAGGATGTACCTTGCCGCAAAGTCCTGCCCGCTACCCAACGGAGATCACGCATGGCCTTCGAATCGATCAACCCCTACACCGGTGAAACCCAGGCCACTTACCCGGCATGGGACGAAGCACGCATCGATCAGGCCCTGAATCAGACAGCCGGCAGCCGCAGCGCATGGTGCCGCACCTCGCTGGAGGAACGCGGGACGCTCATGAAACGCGCTGCCGCTGTATTGCGGGACAACAAGGCCCGCTACGGGCGCCTTATCACGCAGGAGATGGGCAAGCTCAAACGCGAGGCCCAGGCCGAGGTGGAAAAATGCGCCTGGGTCTGCGACTACTACGCCGAACAGGCCGCTGCCTTCCTGGCTGATGAGTTCATCGAGACCGACGCCGACCGCAGCCTGGTCGCCTACCAGCCGCTCGGCACGGTACTCGCCGTCATGCCCTGGAACTTCCCCTTCTGGCAGGTGTTCCGCTTCGCCGCACCGGCCCTTATGGCGGGCAATAGCGGCCTGCTGAAACACGCTTCCAACGTCCCGCAGTGCGCGCTTGCCATCGAGGAGGTCTTCACCGAAGCGGGCTTCCCCGCCGGGGTTTTCCAGACCCTCATGATCTCCGCCTCCCAGGTCAAGGCGGTCATCGAGGATGATCGCGTCCACGCGGTCACCCTCACCGGCAGCGAACCGGCCGGCCGGGCCGTCGCCTCGGCGGCCGCCGCCTGCCTGAAAAAAAGCGTGCTGGAACTGGGTGGCTCCGACCCGTTCGTGATTCTCGAGGACGCCGACCTGGACCTGGTGGTGGAACAGGCTGTGACCTCCCGCTACATGAACGCCGGGCAGAGCTGCATCGCGGCCAAACGGTTCGTGGTCGTGGAGGCCGTCGCCGAGGATTTCCTGTCCCGTTTCCGCGAGGGTGTAGAAGCACTCGTGCCCGGCGATCCGGAAGCCGACGACACGACGCTGGCACCCATGGCGCGCCTCGACCTGCGCGATGAACTGCACCGGCAGGTGCAGGATTCCGTCCAGGCCGGCGCCCAGGCCGTAACCGGCTGCGCGCCGCTGGACCGCCCCGGCGCGTTCTACGCCCCTTCGATCCTGGATGGGGTGCAGCCGGGAATGCGCGCCTACGAGGAAGAACTGTTCGGCCCCGTGGCCATCGTGCTACGGGCACGCAACGAGACAGAGGCGCTGCGTCTTGCGAACGACACCCGCTTCGGCCTGGGAGGCAGCGTGTGGACCGCAGACCCTGCGCGCGGCGAACACCTGGCCCGCGCCCTGGAATGCGGCTGCGCGTTCGTCAATGGGCTGGTGAAAAGCGACCCTCGTCTGCCCTTCGGCGGCGTCAAGGCCTCCGGTTACGGACGTGAACTTTCCCATCATGGAATTCGGGAGTTCGTCAACGCGAAGACGATCTGGGTCCGCTGAGTGCGGCGAATGCGCACCCACCTGCCCGCACTGCTCCTGGCCCTGTGCTGGGTGTTGCCCGGACATGCGGCAGACAAAAAGCCGGACTTCAGTGGCCAGAAACTGAGCGAGGTCCGCTTCGTCGGCAACGCTGTCACCAGCCTCAAGCTGCTGGAGGACCAGGGCTGTCCCGTCGCCGGCGACCCCGTCGACGAAAGCGCCATCGCGCAATGCCAGCAGACCCTGATGAATCTGGGGCTGTTCGAATCGGTGAAGACGCAGCTGCTCCCGGATCCCAAGGGCCCGATTCTCGAAATCCGCGTCAAGGAAAAAATCTACATCCTGCCGCTGCCGACGGCTTCACGCAGTCCGGACGGCCTGTTCAGCTACGGCGGCGAATTCACCTGGGACAACGTCGCCGGGCTCAATCAGCGCCTGCGGTTCAAGGTGGAGAATAAGGAGGAAGCGGACAATCGCACCGTCACCCGCACACAGTTCGAATACAACGTGCCGCGCTTCGTCGGCACCACCTGGGGCATGAACCTCTCCATCCACCAGGACAGCTCCAAGGAGACCGTTACCAGCGAGAACGACACCCAGAGCGGCGTCTACAAATACCGCAGCCTGGGCTGGAGTCTCGGTACCTCGCGCTGGATCAGGGAAATCAGGCCCAACCAGGGCCTGCAATGGTCGGGCGGCGTCAACTGGGGGCGCACGGAATACAACTACGTGTCCGGCACCCCCGGCCTCGCCGAAGACAAAACCAACATCACCTACAGCACCGGGCTGACCTTCACCACCGTGGATGACACCGGCTATTCGCGCCAGGGTGGTTATTACGGCATCAACCTGGGGCTCGGCATCCAGCCGCTCGGCTCCCGCTACAACAGCCAGACCGTCAACCTGCAGTACATCCGCTACTACCCGATCGGCGCTTACCCGGCGATCAACTGGAACTCCCGGTTCCAGCTCGGCGCCGCTTCGGGCCCCGACCTGAAGGGCACCAGCTACGCCATCGGCGGTGCGGACAGCCTGCGCGGCTACGACAAAGCCAGCATCGAGGGTGACTGGTATATGCTCTACAACACCAACCTGCTGATCCCCATCAACCGGTTCCCGGAATTCCGCTGGGCGTTGTTCGCCGACATCGGCAACGCCTGGCGATACGGCAAAACCAAGCTGGACGAACTCAAATACGGCGTCGGGGTCGGTGCCCGCTGGCGCATCCGCTTCCTGGTCAACACCGACCTGCGGCTGGATATCGCCTGGGCGCCGGGACAGAAGGAGGTCAAGTATTACGCGGGGTCGAATACACAGTTTTAGAAACGTGAGGCGTGAGGGGGAATCATGTTTTATCGCCTCGCCCCTCACTTCTTGCGCCTTACCACATTCCCCCGTTCCGCCTTGCCGAGCAGCCGAGGGCTTGCAGGGTCAGCCCGGCACGGACGCCGGGCTGAGGTTCGCCGCGACACGACTGCATGGATGCAGGAGGTAGAGCAACGCAGGAGCAGTTGCCGAGGACGTCGTGTCGAACCGACCCGGAGTATGTCCAGGGATGGACAGTATGCCGACGCGCCAGGGAGGTAGCGCGTCGGCCAAGTCATTGGTTGCGAGGGCAGCCGAAGGCCAAGGCGGTTGGGGTGCCCTTCTCTTTGGGTACTTTCTCTTGGGCACGCAAGAGAAAGTACCTCGCGCTGTACGAACGCGTTAGATAAATACTGAAAACCTAAAGAGCGCGAAACCCCAGCATCCACATCTCTAATCAAAACCCGTCAAACGTAGCAGAGAAACGCAGAATCAGTTCCATCCACGCACATCTCACCCCTCACCCCTCACCAACCACCTCAACCCCAATTACCTCCACCACCTCACCCTCGACCCGCCAACGCACTTCATGTCCGGCCAGCCGCATGCCGTATTCGCTCCCCGACGGCTCACGGCCCTCGCGGTATGCGGGGCGCGGGTCCTGCGCCAGCACCTGGGTCACCAGTTCGGCCAGGCCGGGATCGCTTTCACAGGCACGCCGGGCCTGGGGTGTGAACCGCACCTCCAGATAACCCTCGGGACGGTCCTCAGCGAAGCCGCCGTGCGCATCGGCCACGGCGTCGGCATAAGGCAGGTAGGGCTTGATATCCAGCACCGGGGTGCCGTCCAGCAGGTCGACACCGCTGACATCGATCCACCAGCGGCGCCCGGCATGGCCGATAGCCTCCAGACGCGCCCGGGTCAGACCGATGGGATTGGGACGATAACCGGAGCGGGAGGCGAACACCCCGACCCGCTTGTTGCCACCCAGGCGCGGCGGGCGCACCGTGGCACGCCAGGCCGTATCGCGATTGGCGTGAAACACGAACAGGATCCAGACGTGCGAAAAGGTCTCCAGTCCGCCGAGCGCCTCGGCGCAACCGTAGGGCGGGTCCAGTTCGATCCGCGCCTGTGCCGCCGGCACCAGCCCGCTCTGGCGCGGAATGCCGAATTTCTCGTCGAAGCACGAACGCACGACACCGATGGATTTGAAGTTGTATTCCATAGTCTTCCCGTCATTACCGGGCGAATTATATCGTCACCCCTTGCGCCCGACGCCTGAGTCCGGACAATCGCTTTCCTGCGTCCGCACCATGAATCCGTCATGCACCGACTGATCGACATCTGTTTCAACTTCACCCACAGCTCGTACCGACAGGACGAGATCCGCACCCTGCAGCGAGCCGTGCTCAGCGGTGTGACGCGCATGCTGGTCACCGGCTCCGACCTGGAAGACAGCGAGTTTGCGGTGGAACTCGCCGAACGCTATCCGGAAAACCTTTACGCCACGGTCGGCGTGCATCCCCATCTGGCGCGCACCTGGGACGCTCACACCACGTCACGTTTGCGCGAACTCGCCGCCCACCCCAAGGTCCGCGCGATCGGCGAAGCCGGGCTGGATTTCAACCGCAACTATTCCGCGCCCGAACAGCAGCAGCGCGCTTTCGAGACGCAGCTCGAACTGGCCTGCGAACTGGGGCTGCCGCTTTTCATGCACGAACGCGACGCGCATCAGACCTTCATCGAAACCATACGCCGCTACCGCAGCGATTTCTCGCAGGGCGTGGTCCACTGCTTTACCGGCACCGAGGCGGAACTCGAGGCCTATCTCGACCTCGACCTGCACATCGGCATCACCGGCTGGATCTGCGACGAGCGGCGCGGTCATCACCTCAAGGAGTTTCTGCACAAGGTGCCGCCCGATCGCCTGATGATCGAAACCGATGCACCCTACCTTTTACCGCGCGACCTCGATCCCAAGCCCTCGACACGCCGCAACGAACCGATGTACCTGCCGCACATACTGAAAACCGTGGCCGCCGCCATCGGCCGCCCCGAGGCCGAGGTCGCCGCGGCCACGCGTGCGACCAGCGAGGCCTTCTACGGCCTGGAATCCGAGGAATGAATACCCCCAATCCGTCCCGGGTTCCGTTGCCTCACGGCTGTTGTATGCTTACCGGTAAGAAAATATCGACGACAGCACCATGAACACGCAGCAGCAGATCGAGCAAAAGCTCTCCAGCGGCCTCGCCCCCGAGGTGCTGGAAGTCACCAACGAAAGCCACATGCACAACGTGCCGCCCGGCTCGGAATCGCA carries:
- a CDS encoding multifunctional CCA addition/repair protein; the encoded protein is MKCYLVGGAVRDRLLGREPKERDWVVVGATPEQMRAQGFRQVGRDFPVFIHPETGEEYALARTERKTAAGYHGFVVHADPDVTLEEDLRRRDLTVNALAEDESGQVIDYYGGLQDLEQRVLRHVSPAFVEDPVRVLRVARFAARYASRGFRIAPETLALMRTMVEDGEVDALVPERVWQETQRALCEPEPAVFFEVLRDCGALRVIYPELDALFGVPQPQEHHPEVDTGVHTLMVLTQAAGLSEDPEVRFAALMHDLGKGTTPADILPRHVGHEERGVALVRVVCKRLRVPNAYRDLARLVAAHHGLCHRALELKSATVLELLEKVDALRRPARFEQFLLACEADSRGRTGYEERPYPQAGYLLRALKVVNGVEVAPLQAEGLAGEALAVAIRTARIRALEAYKKREAEAGQRTPTAGSSGEP
- a CDS encoding complex I NDUFA9 subunit family protein, encoding MKINSVCVLGGTGFVGHHVCAQLVDAGYRVTVLTRRPDLHRDLLVLPTLKLVEADVHEQAELEKHFQGMDAVINLVGILNEKGFDGSGFRHAHVELAKKVVAACRSRGVRRLLHMSALNADAANGPSYYLRTKGEAENHVHTFSGGSLAVTSFRPSVIFGPGDSFINRFANLMRRIPFVFPLACPDARFAPVYVGDVAEAFVRALEDRGSFGLRLDLCGPRAYTLRGLLEYTARTLGLRRWIVDLPDWLSYTQAVVMEHLPGKVFTVDNYNSLKLDSVCTHGAMTCRTAVEAVVPLYLGKHGRDARYQAYRREAKR
- a CDS encoding NAD-dependent succinate-semialdehyde dehydrogenase, whose translation is MAFESINPYTGETQATYPAWDEARIDQALNQTAGSRSAWCRTSLEERGTLMKRAAAVLRDNKARYGRLITQEMGKLKREAQAEVEKCAWVCDYYAEQAAAFLADEFIETDADRSLVAYQPLGTVLAVMPWNFPFWQVFRFAAPALMAGNSGLLKHASNVPQCALAIEEVFTEAGFPAGVFQTLMISASQVKAVIEDDRVHAVTLTGSEPAGRAVASAAAACLKKSVLELGGSDPFVILEDADLDLVVEQAVTSRYMNAGQSCIAAKRFVVVEAVAEDFLSRFREGVEALVPGDPEADDTTLAPMARLDLRDELHRQVQDSVQAGAQAVTGCAPLDRPGAFYAPSILDGVQPGMRAYEEELFGPVAIVLRARNETEALRLANDTRFGLGGSVWTADPARGEHLARALECGCAFVNGLVKSDPRLPFGGVKASGYGRELSHHGIREFVNAKTIWVR
- a CDS encoding BamA/TamA family outer membrane protein: MRTHLPALLLALCWVLPGHAADKKPDFSGQKLSEVRFVGNAVTSLKLLEDQGCPVAGDPVDESAIAQCQQTLMNLGLFESVKTQLLPDPKGPILEIRVKEKIYILPLPTASRSPDGLFSYGGEFTWDNVAGLNQRLRFKVENKEEADNRTVTRTQFEYNVPRFVGTTWGMNLSIHQDSSKETVTSENDTQSGVYKYRSLGWSLGTSRWIREIRPNQGLQWSGGVNWGRTEYNYVSGTPGLAEDKTNITYSTGLTFTTVDDTGYSRQGGYYGINLGLGIQPLGSRYNSQTVNLQYIRYYPIGAYPAINWNSRFQLGAASGPDLKGTSYAIGGADSLRGYDKASIEGDWYMLYNTNLLIPINRFPEFRWALFADIGNAWRYGKTKLDELKYGVGVGARWRIRFLVNTDLRLDIAWAPGQKEVKYYAGSNTQF
- the tsaA gene encoding tRNA (N6-threonylcarbamoyladenosine(37)-N6)-methyltransferase TrmO, which translates into the protein MEYNFKSIGVVRSCFDEKFGIPRQSGLVPAAQARIELDPPYGCAEALGGLETFSHVWILFVFHANRDTAWRATVRPPRLGGNKRVGVFASRSGYRPNPIGLTRARLEAIGHAGRRWWIDVSGVDLLDGTPVLDIKPYLPYADAVADAHGGFAEDRPEGYLEVRFTPQARRACESDPGLAELVTQVLAQDPRPAYREGREPSGSEYGMRLAGHEVRWRVEGEVVEVIGVEVVGEG
- a CDS encoding TatD family hydrolase; amino-acid sequence: MHRLIDICFNFTHSSYRQDEIRTLQRAVLSGVTRMLVTGSDLEDSEFAVELAERYPENLYATVGVHPHLARTWDAHTTSRLRELAAHPKVRAIGEAGLDFNRNYSAPEQQQRAFETQLELACELGLPLFMHERDAHQTFIETIRRYRSDFSQGVVHCFTGTEAELEAYLDLDLHIGITGWICDERRGHHLKEFLHKVPPDRLMIETDAPYLLPRDLDPKPSTRRNEPMYLPHILKTVAAAIGRPEAEVAAATRATSEAFYGLESEE